In Nocardioides conyzicola, one genomic interval encodes:
- a CDS encoding Ppx/GppA phosphatase family protein, translating to MRLGVLDIGSNTGHLLVVDAHRGAAPLPAFSYKEPLRLAEHLDDAGSVSQQGIDALAAFTAQALRVAEEKGCEDMLAFATSAVRDAGNCDAVLGEVDERTGLPIAVLSGDDEARLTFLAVRRWLGWSAGRLWVFDIGGGSLEMAGGADEEPEVAWSLPLGAARLARQHFANGRLDDDAVRGLRKQIRADIARDAGRLLRHGIADHAAATSKTFRSLARICGAAPSAEGPLVPRALSADALADWVPKLASMTRDELAGLPGVSASRAHQIVPGALVAEAVMDIFEISALEICPWALREGVILERLDQIGDLP from the coding sequence ATGCGACTGGGCGTCCTCGACATCGGGTCCAACACCGGACACCTGCTGGTGGTCGACGCCCACCGCGGCGCGGCGCCGCTGCCGGCCTTCTCCTACAAGGAGCCGCTGCGTCTCGCGGAGCACCTCGACGACGCCGGATCCGTGTCCCAGCAGGGGATCGACGCCCTCGCCGCCTTCACCGCCCAGGCGCTCCGGGTCGCCGAGGAGAAGGGCTGCGAGGACATGCTGGCCTTCGCGACCTCCGCGGTCCGCGACGCCGGCAACTGCGACGCGGTGCTCGGCGAGGTCGACGAGCGCACCGGGCTGCCGATCGCGGTCCTGTCGGGCGACGACGAGGCGCGGCTGACCTTCCTCGCCGTACGACGCTGGCTCGGCTGGTCCGCCGGGCGGCTCTGGGTCTTCGACATCGGCGGCGGCTCCCTGGAGATGGCCGGCGGTGCCGACGAGGAGCCCGAGGTTGCGTGGTCGCTCCCGCTGGGGGCCGCGAGGCTCGCGCGCCAGCACTTCGCGAACGGACGGCTCGACGACGACGCGGTGCGCGGGCTGCGCAAGCAGATCCGGGCCGACATCGCCCGCGACGCAGGACGACTGCTGCGCCACGGCATCGCCGACCATGCGGCGGCGACGTCGAAGACCTTCCGGTCGCTGGCCAGGATCTGCGGTGCCGCCCCGTCGGCCGAGGGTCCGCTCGTGCCGCGCGCCCTGTCCGCGGACGCGCTGGCGGACTGGGTCCCCAAGCTGGCGTCGATGACCCGCGACGAGCTGGCCGGCCTGCCGGGCGTCTCGGCCAGCCGGGCCCACCAGATCGTGCCCGGCGCGCTGGTGGCCGAGGCGGTCATGGACATCTTCGAGATCTCGGCGCTCGAGATCTGCCCGTGGGCACTGCGCGAGGGTGTGATCCTCGAGCGTCTCGACCAGATCGGTGATCTCCCATGA
- a CDS encoding class I SAM-dependent methyltransferase — protein sequence MRSVASWDGRAVLDVGCGTGFHLPWLAATASSVVGVEPHGDLAALARRRTRRLTNVTVLDGTAQALPLPDASVDVAHARWAYFFGPGCEPGLAELDRVVRRGGTAYVIDNDPTRSTFGGWFRQGYPEVDPGAVERFWSTRGWTRIPVDMRWSFTSRADLESVVRIEFAAAVADAVLAEHDGTEVDYAVNVWWRSY from the coding sequence ATGCGGTCGGTCGCGTCGTGGGACGGGCGAGCGGTGCTCGACGTCGGCTGCGGCACGGGCTTCCACCTCCCCTGGCTGGCCGCGACCGCGTCGTCGGTCGTGGGCGTCGAGCCGCACGGCGACCTGGCCGCCCTGGCCCGTCGCCGCACCCGCCGGCTGACCAACGTCACCGTGCTCGACGGCACCGCGCAGGCCCTGCCGCTCCCGGACGCGTCCGTCGACGTCGCGCACGCCCGGTGGGCCTACTTCTTCGGTCCCGGCTGCGAGCCGGGCCTGGCCGAGCTCGACCGGGTCGTACGCCGTGGCGGCACGGCGTACGTGATCGACAACGACCCGACCCGCTCGACGTTCGGCGGGTGGTTCCGGCAGGGTTACCCCGAGGTGGACCCGGGCGCGGTCGAGCGGTTCTGGTCGACCCGGGGCTGGACCCGGATCCCGGTCGACATGCGGTGGTCGTTCACGTCCCGGGCCGACCTGGAGTCGGTGGTGCGCATCGAGTTCGCGGCCGCGGTCGCCGACGCCGTGCTGGCGGAGCACGACGGCACCGAGGTCGACTACGCCGTCAACGTCTGGTGGCGCTCCTACTAG
- a CDS encoding LacI family DNA-binding transcriptional regulator, producing the protein MPRNDEHAIGRVQTRATVPTTPPTLADVAERAGVSRQTVSNAINNPDLLRPDTLTRVQESIDALGYSPNRAARNLRTRASHLIGMRIGPAQEGTANATMDRFVHSLVETSREAGYHVLLFAGTGSATDPVAGYDDLLRSTAVDAFVVTDTYLGNPQAAWLQERRAPFVAFGRPWDSLQSADGGQARHSWVDVDGAAGTELATRHLLDKGHHRIAWIGWRKDSRIGEDRRSGWTRAMHERGLPTTGLASRVEDTIASGREASAHLLDSAEPSAFVCASDTLAMGVLHTLRDRRMRAGEHVAVIGFDDSQVAQVVPPGLTSVRQPLEQVAVEVVTALEGLLAHPPAAATGVMLTPTLAVRGSS; encoded by the coding sequence GTGCCCCGGAACGACGAGCACGCCATCGGTCGGGTGCAGACCCGAGCCACCGTGCCGACGACCCCGCCGACGCTGGCCGACGTGGCCGAGCGCGCCGGCGTCTCGCGGCAGACCGTCTCCAACGCGATCAACAACCCCGACCTCCTCCGGCCGGACACGCTCACCCGGGTCCAGGAGTCGATCGACGCCCTCGGCTACTCGCCCAACCGGGCCGCGCGCAACCTGCGCACCCGGGCCTCGCACCTGATCGGGATGCGGATCGGTCCGGCCCAGGAGGGCACCGCCAACGCGACCATGGACCGCTTCGTGCACTCCTTGGTCGAGACCTCGCGCGAGGCCGGCTACCACGTGCTGCTCTTCGCGGGTACGGGGTCGGCGACCGACCCGGTCGCGGGGTACGACGACCTGCTGCGCTCCACCGCCGTCGACGCGTTCGTCGTGACCGACACCTACCTCGGCAACCCCCAGGCCGCGTGGCTGCAGGAACGCCGGGCGCCCTTCGTCGCCTTCGGCCGGCCCTGGGACTCCCTCCAGTCGGCAGACGGGGGCCAGGCGCGGCACTCCTGGGTCGACGTCGACGGCGCCGCCGGCACCGAGCTCGCCACGCGGCACCTGCTGGACAAGGGCCACCACCGGATCGCGTGGATCGGGTGGCGCAAGGACTCCCGGATCGGCGAGGACCGCCGCTCGGGATGGACTCGGGCCATGCACGAGCGCGGGCTGCCCACCACCGGCCTCGCGTCGCGGGTCGAGGACACCATCGCCTCCGGCCGTGAGGCGAGCGCCCACCTGCTCGACAGCGCCGAGCCGTCGGCGTTCGTCTGCGCCTCCGACACCCTCGCGATGGGGGTGCTGCACACCCTGCGGGACCGGAGGATGCGCGCCGGCGAGCACGTCGCGGTCATCGGGTTCGACGACTCCCAGGTCGCCCAGGTCGTGCCGCCCGGGCTCACCTCCGTCCGGCAGCCGCTCGAGCAGGTCGCCGTCGAGGTCGTCACCGCGCTCGAGGGCCTGCTCGCCCACCCTCCCGCCGCCGCCACCGGCGTGATGCTGACGCCGACCCTCGCCGTACGCGGGTCCTCCTAG
- a CDS encoding VOC family protein — translation MRLDHLSFAAGPDGLASTAQRLGGLLGKDFVDGGVHPRFGTRNMILPLAGDTYLEIVEVLDHPASDKAPFGQAVRARSALGGGWLGWVVAVKDISVVEARLGREAVTGSRHRPDGEALRWKQIGVSGLMADPQLPFFIEWESPSEMHPSTGADEDFSLACLEIAGDPQRVSEWLGESVEAPLEDVKVEWVAPNGTPGILAAQFQTPRGLVRL, via the coding sequence ATGCGCTTGGACCATCTCTCTTTCGCCGCAGGACCAGATGGCCTCGCCAGCACCGCCCAGCGACTCGGGGGACTGCTCGGCAAGGACTTCGTGGACGGCGGGGTGCACCCTCGCTTCGGCACCCGCAACATGATCCTGCCCCTCGCCGGTGACACCTACCTCGAGATCGTCGAGGTCCTGGACCACCCGGCCTCCGACAAGGCCCCGTTCGGCCAGGCCGTGCGTGCCCGCTCCGCCCTCGGCGGCGGCTGGCTCGGCTGGGTCGTCGCGGTCAAGGACATCTCCGTCGTGGAGGCCCGTCTCGGCCGCGAGGCCGTCACGGGCAGCCGCCACCGCCCCGACGGCGAGGCCCTCCGCTGGAAGCAGATCGGCGTCAGCGGCCTGATGGCCGACCCCCAGCTGCCGTTCTTCATCGAGTGGGAGAGCCCCTCGGAGATGCACCCGAGCACGGGCGCCGACGAGGACTTCTCCCTTGCCTGTCTGGAGATCGCGGGCGACCCGCAGCGCGTCAGCGAGTGGCTCGGCGAGTCCGTCGAGGCGCCGCTGGAGGACGTGAAGGTCGAGTGGGTGGCCCCCAACGGCACCCCGGGCATCCTCGCCGCGCAGTTCCAGACGCCCCGCGGCCTGGTCCGGCTCTGA